The proteins below come from a single Synergistaceae bacterium genomic window:
- a CDS encoding ABC transporter substrate-binding protein: MKLGRAVALILAILSCLGGLAWGAEEPIRIGYLAAITGDAAVWGQAEQGGARLYVKHINEKGGLLGRPVELILYDTRGKAEDALNAVKRMIFEDKVVAIGGSNYSSIQLAIASVVDQNKIPTVASAATNPTVTVDPDTGKVRPYMFRITYTDPYQGKVIADYLIEKRGAKKLAVLGDIGSAYSEGLTEFLQNRADELGVEHKFWAFREGDVDFRAQITEARNWGADAIALTMLYKEMGLVIKQAVEAGWKPQFMGGDGVSPNIFEIAGNDGMEGTFWVQAMSYTDPKVVALNEVYEKEFGEKATEPTNLVAAYDIMTFIGNAIAVAGTTEGPAIAKAMETTKGLEVTHFTWTVDEATHNPLNKPAAVLTGKSGELVFVEYWAPQDAANQ; encoded by the coding sequence TTGAAACTCGGAAGAGCGGTCGCGCTGATATTGGCAATTTTGTCGTGTTTAGGGGGTTTGGCTTGGGGCGCGGAAGAGCCGATACGAATAGGGTATTTGGCAGCCATCACCGGAGACGCCGCCGTTTGGGGACAAGCTGAACAAGGAGGAGCTCGCCTTTACGTGAAACATATCAACGAAAAGGGCGGTCTTCTGGGCAGGCCGGTGGAGCTTATCCTCTACGACACCCGAGGCAAAGCCGAGGACGCGCTTAACGCGGTAAAACGGATGATCTTCGAGGACAAGGTCGTGGCCATTGGAGGCAGTAACTACAGTAGCATCCAACTCGCCATCGCCTCCGTGGTGGACCAAAACAAAATCCCGACCGTGGCCAGCGCCGCCACCAACCCCACGGTGACGGTAGACCCCGACACGGGGAAAGTTCGTCCCTACATGTTCCGTATCACTTACACCGACCCCTACCAAGGAAAGGTCATCGCCGACTACTTGATCGAGAAGCGTGGCGCCAAAAAGCTAGCGGTTCTCGGTGACATCGGCAGCGCTTATTCCGAGGGATTGACGGAGTTCCTCCAAAACCGAGCCGACGAATTGGGCGTGGAACACAAGTTTTGGGCTTTTCGAGAGGGAGACGTGGACTTCCGCGCACAGATCACGGAGGCTCGTAACTGGGGCGCCGACGCCATCGCCCTGACGATGCTTTATAAAGAAATGGGCCTCGTAATCAAGCAGGCGGTGGAGGCGGGCTGGAAACCACAGTTCATGGGAGGGGACGGAGTGAGCCCCAATATCTTCGAGATCGCGGGAAACGACGGCATGGAGGGGACCTTCTGGGTTCAGGCCATGAGTTACACAGATCCCAAGGTGGTGGCGCTGAACGAAGTCTACGAAAAGGAGTTTGGCGAGAAGGCCACGGAACCTACGAACCTGGTGGCCGCCTATGACATCATGACGTTCATCGGCAACGCCATCGCCGTGGCTGGGACAACGGAGGGACCCGCTATAGCGAAGGCTATGGAAACCACCAAAGGCCTAGAAGTGACGCATTTCACTTGGACGGTGGACGAGGCGACCCATAATCCTCTGAACAAGCCGGCCGCGGTTCTGACGGGTAAAAGCGGGGAGCTGGTTTTTGTGGAATATTGGGCTCCTCAGGACGCGGCAAATCAGTAG